The SAR324 cluster bacterium genome has a segment encoding these proteins:
- a CDS encoding response regulator encodes MKVLIVEDEADLREEIVNSLKWTNYKLHTADNGRQAFDMIQADPAEWDAVITDIKMPVMDGLTLLKTLRKKDYQIPVIIMTGHGDFEISLQALRLGAFDFILKPFDPDILEELLHKLETFQESHEVSSLMLSYVRQVELDIPSDTSLILNVVNYLQSHFRYHCKQYQINLTRIHLCLYEALTNAVVHGNLEVDSSLKEESWDTFFEVLSQREGLEKFRNRQVHLVYRAMEDRLEFEFTDQGKGFNAQKRLDVHELDDVVSSGRGLLLIKTYMDEVEWNETGNRIRMVKYLKNSG; translated from the coding sequence TTACGGGAAGAGATTGTGAATAGTCTGAAATGGACTAACTACAAACTCCATACGGCGGATAACGGTCGTCAGGCATTTGATATGATTCAGGCAGACCCCGCCGAATGGGATGCTGTGATCACGGATATCAAAATGCCGGTCATGGACGGATTAACCCTGCTGAAAACACTCCGGAAAAAAGATTACCAGATTCCTGTGATCATCATGACCGGACATGGGGATTTTGAAATATCTCTTCAGGCGCTGAGACTTGGAGCTTTTGATTTCATTCTGAAGCCATTTGATCCTGATATTCTTGAAGAACTTCTGCATAAACTGGAAACCTTCCAGGAATCGCATGAAGTGTCTTCATTGATGCTGTCTTATGTGCGTCAAGTAGAACTGGATATTCCCAGTGACACTTCGCTGATCCTGAATGTGGTCAACTACCTTCAAAGTCATTTCCGCTATCATTGCAAACAATATCAAATCAATCTGACCCGTATCCATCTTTGCCTGTATGAAGCGCTGACCAATGCGGTGGTGCATGGCAATCTGGAGGTTGATTCATCCCTGAAAGAAGAATCGTGGGACACCTTTTTCGAGGTTCTGTCTCAAAGGGAAGGGCTCGAAAAATTCCGTAACCGGCAGGTTCATCTGGTTTATCGTGCCATGGAAGACCGTCTGGAGTTTGAATTCACGGATCAGGGAAAAGGATTCAATGCCCAAAAGCGATTGGATGTGCATGAACTTGATGATGTCGTGTCCAGTGGCAGAGGCTTGCTTCTGATCAAAACCTACATGGATGAAGTGGAATGGAATGAAACCGGAAACAGAATCCGTATGGTCAAATATCTCAAAAACTCAGGGTAG